Proteins encoded by one window of Syntrophorhabdaceae bacterium:
- a CDS encoding formate/nitrite transporter family protein — protein sequence MANKPVEIVQLAGDAGKYKANLTPGNYLVRSFMAGLFIAVGGALATVCGTGLQNSMGAGFKSMIAGAVFPVGLIAIVLTGMSLFTGDTMLIPMAVFQKKSTWGKVINAWFWVYIGNFIGSLFWAYLMSVGPFSKGGGAELTAFGQSAVAIAQAKTLPYMANGGAGMWSAFMKGIGCNLLVNLAILLALSSKNMIGKFFGIWFPIMAFVSSGFEHCVANMYFIPVGIMLGANVTWGQFIYWNLIPVTLGNIVGGFVFIGAVYYISFKKELSSVSPT from the coding sequence ATGGCTAACAAACCTGTAGAAATCGTTCAATTGGCCGGCGATGCTGGCAAGTACAAGGCTAATCTTACGCCAGGCAATTACCTCGTACGCAGTTTTATGGCAGGCCTCTTTATTGCGGTTGGAGGGGCCCTCGCCACGGTATGCGGAACGGGGCTGCAGAACTCGATGGGCGCCGGGTTCAAATCCATGATAGCCGGGGCCGTCTTCCCCGTCGGCTTGATAGCCATCGTTCTTACCGGCATGTCGCTTTTTACCGGTGACACGATGCTGATTCCCATGGCTGTATTTCAGAAAAAATCGACCTGGGGGAAGGTCATCAATGCCTGGTTCTGGGTTTATATCGGAAACTTCATCGGCTCCTTGTTCTGGGCGTATCTAATGTCCGTAGGGCCTTTCAGCAAGGGTGGCGGGGCTGAACTGACGGCGTTTGGTCAGAGTGCCGTGGCGATCGCCCAGGCAAAGACACTGCCCTATATGGCAAACGGCGGCGCGGGTATGTGGTCGGCCTTCATGAAGGGAATTGGATGTAACCTCCTCGTGAACCTTGCCATTTTGCTCGCTCTTTCGTCGAAGAACATGATCGGTAAGTTTTTCGGAATATGGTTCCCCATCATGGCCTTTGTTTCCTCCGGGTTCGAGCACTGCGTGGCCAACATGTATTTCATCCCCGTAGGTATCATGCTTGGCGCAAACGTGACATGGGGACAGTTCATTTACTGGAACCTGATCCCTGTAACGCTCGGGAACATCGTGGGCGGGTTTGTTTTCATCGGGGCGGTTTATTATATTTCCTTCAAGAAAGAGCTTTCATCAGTGTCGCCTACTTGA